From Arachis stenosperma cultivar V10309 chromosome 2, arast.V10309.gnm1.PFL2, whole genome shotgun sequence, one genomic window encodes:
- the LOC130961045 gene encoding putative disease resistance protein At3g14460 yields MAGVVVGGALLSGFINIVINKSLREDVVNRVLGKKLGPGLVERLKISLHAAEAVLDDAEYKELGHKGVRDWLNCLRDAVYDADDFLDAVLTKAATKKEVRSVLPSFFLNRHRKMVDNMEGVVARIEFLVSQKDNLGLQKSTKDNNLSSSSWRETTCKMEGSIYGREDDQQALIKIIHDNSESQLYVIPIVGMGGVGKTTLAKWAYSVAEGFDLKAWVSISETFDVADITRKTIEEITENSCTLRSLNLLQNVLQKILSRKKFFIVLDDVWSDDADKWKQFITPFRCGVKGSTIILTTRNQEVASVVKTCPSFILNELSEEYCWLLFAANACFPESNGNPTLEEIGKKIVKKCKGLPLAVATLGRLLQGKDDAKEWNAVLRDDIWEFPMKDSKIIPALLISYFHLSPYLKRCFIYCSLFPKDHYFKKNELVLLWMAEDLLRLPKRGESLEEVASECFEELASRLFFKPAKYPSERYVMHDLLHDLAVFLAGDFYCRIEELGEQEKKKVLTRHLSHLPYGSLDRPNSKVFKLDMKSESLRTSLYINGLLSKESRAKLKYLRVLSFGELDALPGSIGKLIHLRFLNLSWTDVETLPESLCNLYNLQTLILYACSNLTMLPDGMHKLMKLRHLVLSGTCLKEMPRGISKLKHMHILDYFVVGKHKDNGIQELGGLSNLEGSLEIKKLENVADVRQARSARMLEKNHIDDLWLEWCSDDEMVSNTETERDILDGLQPHNGLKALRMKGYKGERFPDWVGHSSYNNMTSVWLVSCKNCCMLPSLGQLPSLGYLGIEGFLQLERIGDEFYKSDSDHHSSPTAPFPSLETLKFHNMPCWQEWHVPYPEAFPRLKRLEIERCPMLKGDMLNAIFWRRVSCLSDVSKVEMREDDEAGGDDLSIRGSESFNARTINHLCCLQELRISGCPSIVSFPGNCLPKSLQKLKISSCPNFEFLEQQQHKYDLVDLQIEDSCDSMTSLSLDVFPNLKNLEIYNCRNLESVSMSEAPHAALKEVTIFRCSKLVSFAGEGLAAPNLTHLGLSDCDKLEALPRDMKILLPSLHFLHIYVSDMCRFAEGGLPPNLKSLFVGTSEQQTRDLSWMPNFHALTRLTLDGSYCVNIKSYPEVGSLPHLPSLTTLEILWFDNMETLECNELLRLTSLQRLIIEECGKLENMEGEKLPPSLLLLQIKECGLLGEHCKNKHQLIWPKISHIPTIQVDDKQIF; encoded by the coding sequence TGACTTTCTGGACGCTGTCCTCACCAAAGCCGCCACTAAAAAGGAGGTACGTTCTGTCTTGCCTAGTTTCTTCCTCAACCGACATAGGAAGATGGTAGATAACATGGAAGGGGTGGTTGCAAGAATAGAAtttcttgtaagtcaaaaaGATAACCTTGGTCTTCAAAAGAGTACCAAGGATAATAActtgtcatcatcatcatggCGAGAAACCACATGTAAGATGGAAGGGAGCATATATGGCAGGGAGGATGATCAACAAGCTTTAATCAAAATAATACATGACAACAGTGAATCTCAGTTATATGTGATTCCTATTGTTGGCATGGGTGGGGTTGGTAAAACAACCTTAGCCAAATGGGCGTACAGTGTCGCGGAGGGATTTGATCTCAAAGCATGGGTCTCCATCTCTGAAACATTTGATGTTGCTGACATTACAAGGAAAACCATTGAGGAAATTACTGAAAATTCTTGTACCCTTCGGAGTTTAAATTTGCTTCAAAATGTATTGCAGAAAATCTTGTCGAGAAAGAAGTTCTTTATTGTTCTAGACGATGTCTGGAGCGATGATGCCGATAAGTGGAAGCAATTTATAACTCCTTTTCGCTGTGGGGTTAAGGGTAGTACAATTATTCTAACAACTCGCAATCAAGAGGTTGCTTCAGTAGTTAAAACATGTCCCTCTTTCATTCTTAATGAGTTGTCCGAAGAGTATTGTTGGTTATTGTTTGCAGCCAATGCATGTTTTCCGGAGTCAAACGGTAATCCAACATTAGAGGAAATCGGTAAAAAGATTGTCAAGAAGTGTAAAGGGTTGCCATTAGCGGTAGCAACACTTGGGCGCTTGTTGCAAGGAAAAGATGATGCTAAAGAATGGAATGCTGTTTTAAGGGATGACATCTGGGAATTTCCTATGAAAGATAGTAAAATTATTCCAGCATTGTTAATAAGCTACTTCCACTTATCTCCTTACTTGAAGCGTTGTTTCATTTATTGTTCATTGTTTCCCAAGGATCATTACTTTAAGAAAAATGAACTAGTTTTGCTGTGGATGGCTGAAGATCTTTTAAGGCTACCAAAGAGAGGAGAGAGTTTAGAAGAGGTTGCTTCTGAGTGTTTTGAAGAGTTAGCTTCAAGGTTATTTTTTAAACCAGCTAAGTATCCTTCTGAGAGGTACGTGATGCATGATCTCTTGCATGACTTGGCAGTATTCCttgctggagacttctattgTAGAATAGAAGAACTTggtgaacaagaaaagaagaaggttCTCACTCGGCATTTGTCACATTTGCCATATGGAAGCTTAGATCGTCCAAACTCAAAAGTCTTTAAGCTCGATATGAAATCAGAATCTTTGAGGACATCATTGTATATTAATGGTTTGTTAAGCAAGGAAAGCAGAGCAAAGTTGAAATACTTGAGAGTTTTATCCTTTGGTGAACTTGATGCATTACCAGGTTCAATTGGCAAATTGATTCATCTACGCTTTTTGAATCTCTCTTGGACTGATGTGGAGACATTACCAGAGTCATTATGCAACTTGTATAATCTACAAACATTAATATTGTATGCATGTTCTAACCTGACCATGTTGCCCGATGGCATGCATAAACTTATGAAATTACGGCATCTTGTCCTGAGTGGAACTTGTTTGAAAGAAATGCCTAGAGGAATAAGTAAATTGAAACACATGCATATTTTAGATTATTTTGTGGTGGGCAAGCACAAAGACAATGGAATCCAGGAATTAGGAGGGCTCTCAAATCTTGAAGGATCGTTGGAGATTAAGAAGTTGGAGAATGTTGCTGATGTGAGACAAGCAAGGAGTGCAAGGATGTTGGAGAAGAACCACATTGACGACTTATGGTTGGAATGGTGTTCAGATGATGAAATGGTTTCAAACACAGAGACTGAGCGAGATATACTCGACGGCTTGCAACCGCACAATGGGTTGAAAGCGTTGAGAATGAAGGGATACAAGGGCGAAAGATTTCCAGATTGGGTGGGGCACTCTTCTTACAACAATATGACAAGTGTATGGCTAGTGTCTTGCAAGAATTGCTGCATGCTGCCTTCACTTGGACAGCTGCCATCTCTTGGGTACCTGGGCATTGAAGGTTTTCTTCAGCTCGAGCGTATTGGTGATGAGTTTTACAAGAGTGACAGCGATCATCATTCTTCGCCTACTGCACCGTTTCCCTCGCTGGAGACGTTGAAATTTCATAATATGCCATGCTGGCAGGAGTGGCACGTACCTTACCCAGAAGCTTTTCCTCGGCTTAAGAGACTTGAAATAGAACGTTGTCCAATGTTAAAGGGTGATATGCTTAATGCCAtattctggagaagggtttctTGTTTGTCGGATGTTTCGAAAGTAGAAATGCGGGAAGATGATGAAGCTGGTGGGGATGATTTATCAATAAGGGGATCTGAATCATTTAATGCAAGGACCATCAACCATCTGTGTTGCCTCCAAGAACTACGTATTTCAGGGTGTCCGTCAATTGTATCCTTTCCGGGTAATTGTTTACCCAAATCTCTGCAAAAGCTGAAAATCTCGAGTTGCCCAAACTTTGAATTCCTCGAGCAACAGCAGCACAAGTATGATTTGGTAGACCTACAAATAGAAGACAGTTGTGATTCAATGACCTCCTTGTCGTTGGATGTCTTTCCCAATCTCAAGAATCTCGAGATATATAATTGTAGGAATCTGGAATCAGTGTCAATGTCAGAGGCGCCACACGCTGCTCTTAAAGAAGTCACCATCTTTAGGTGCTCGAAATTAGTGTCATTTGCAGGAGAAGGACTGGCTGCACCCAACTTGACTCATCTCGGCCTCTCAGACTGCGACAAGTTGGAGGCATTACCACGTGACATGAAGATTCTACTCCCAAGTTTACACTTTCTCCACATATATGTCTCAGATATGTGCAGGTTTGCAGAGGGTGGTTTACCGCCTAACTTGAAATCACTTTTTGTGGGAACTAGCGAGCAACAAACGAGGGATCTATCATGGATGCCCAACTTCCACGCCCTCACTCGTCTTACACTTGACGGTTCTTACTGCGTCAACATAAAGTCATACCCAGAGGTGGGTTCGCTGCCTCACCTTCCCTCCCTTACCACTCTTGAGATATTGTGGTTCGATAATATGGAGACATTGGAGTGCAACGAGCTTCTCCGCCTCACCTCCCTTCAAAGATTAATAATTGAAGAATGTGGGAAGCTGGAGAATATGGAAGGAGAAAAGCTGCCTCCCTCTCTCTTGCTACTTCAAATTAAAGAGTGTGGTTTGCTGGGAGAACACTGCAAGAACAAGCATCAACTAATCTGGCCCAAAATTTCCCACATCCCCACCATTCAGGTCGATGACAAACAAATTTTCTGA